In a genomic window of Microterricola viridarii:
- the panC gene encoding pantoate--beta-alanine ligase, with translation MTAPQLLTTVCATRAALERKRAGGLTVALVPTMGALHEGHLTLVRRARELADVVVVSIFVNPLQFGAGEDLDAYPRTLDADRELLAAEGVDFVFAPAAREMYPSGESETRVTAGHVGTLLEGATRPGHFDGMLTVVAKLFNIVGPDVALFGQKDAQQVFLVRRMLADLNLPLDLEVVPTVREADGLALSSRNRFLDAGARQAALSLSAALQAADAAAGEGLVELLAEATASFGDHDEVTLDYLVVVDPDTFLPVDEHYRGRALALIAARVGATRLIDNAAITIG, from the coding sequence GTGACCGCCCCGCAGCTGTTGACCACCGTCTGCGCCACCCGCGCGGCACTCGAGCGGAAGCGGGCGGGGGGATTGACCGTCGCCCTCGTGCCCACGATGGGCGCCCTGCACGAGGGGCACCTCACCCTGGTGCGCCGCGCCCGCGAGCTGGCCGATGTCGTGGTCGTGTCGATCTTCGTCAACCCACTGCAGTTCGGCGCGGGGGAGGACCTCGACGCCTACCCGCGCACGCTCGACGCCGACAGGGAACTGCTCGCCGCCGAGGGCGTCGACTTCGTCTTCGCCCCCGCTGCACGCGAGATGTACCCGAGCGGCGAGAGCGAGACCCGGGTGACCGCCGGCCACGTCGGCACCCTGCTCGAGGGCGCGACCCGGCCCGGCCACTTCGACGGCATGCTCACCGTGGTGGCGAAGCTGTTCAACATCGTCGGCCCCGACGTGGCGCTGTTCGGCCAGAAGGACGCCCAGCAGGTCTTCCTCGTGCGCCGCATGCTCGCCGACCTCAACCTGCCGCTCGACCTCGAGGTCGTCCCGACCGTGCGCGAGGCCGACGGGCTGGCCCTCTCCAGCCGCAACCGCTTCCTCGACGCGGGCGCCCGGCAGGCCGCGCTGTCGCTGAGCGCGGCGCTGCAGGCCGCGGATGCCGCGGCGGGCGAGGGCCTCGTCGAACTGCTCGCCGAGGCGACGGCCAGCTTCGGCGACCACGACGAGGTCACGCTGGACTACCTCGTCGTCGTCGACCCGGACACGTTCCTGCCCGTCGACGAGCACTACCGCGGGCGGGCGCTCGCCCTCATCGCGGCCCGCGTCGGCGCCACGCGGCTGATCGACAACGCCGCCATCACGATCGGCTAG
- a CDS encoding pirin family protein — protein MSNLERDPAELVCEYIAAVTDAGPPPVEVLLPRDVPLGGPRAMPVRRTLPQRGRTTIGAWCFADHYGPDDVAATGGMVVPPHPHTGLQTASWLFKGEIEHRDSVGSHAMVRPGELNLMTAGRGISHSEVSTPGTTVLHGVQLWIVLPDAARSVQPFFERHDARRLQRGDATAQVFVGALADEPAPAVGPDAAAPTVFSALLGAQLDLPAGGTLTLALDPGFEHGLLVDAGPVTLDDDAGNGGTLLARSELGYLAPGRASVTLRAGDSPVRLVLLGGEPFPEQIVMWWNFIGRSHDEVVEYRHDWQHDVIAGAAASGRFGTVADYPGPALPAPALPTVRLKPRG, from the coding sequence ATGAGCAACCTCGAACGCGACCCGGCCGAGCTCGTCTGCGAGTACATCGCGGCGGTGACGGATGCCGGGCCGCCACCGGTCGAGGTGTTGCTGCCGCGCGACGTGCCCCTCGGCGGGCCGCGCGCCATGCCGGTGCGGCGCACCCTGCCCCAGCGCGGGCGCACCACGATCGGCGCCTGGTGCTTCGCCGACCACTACGGCCCGGACGACGTCGCCGCCACCGGCGGGATGGTGGTGCCGCCGCATCCGCACACCGGCCTGCAGACGGCCAGCTGGCTGTTCAAGGGCGAGATCGAGCACCGCGACAGCGTCGGCAGCCACGCCATGGTGCGGCCGGGCGAGCTCAACCTGATGACGGCCGGGCGCGGCATCTCGCACTCGGAGGTGTCCACCCCGGGCACGACGGTGCTGCACGGCGTGCAGCTCTGGATCGTGCTGCCGGATGCCGCGCGCAGCGTGCAGCCATTCTTCGAGCGGCACGACGCCCGCCGCCTGCAGCGCGGCGACGCGACGGCGCAGGTGTTCGTGGGCGCCCTCGCTGACGAGCCCGCCCCGGCCGTCGGCCCCGACGCGGCGGCGCCCACCGTCTTCTCCGCCCTGCTCGGCGCGCAGCTCGACCTGCCGGCCGGCGGCACGCTGACGCTCGCGCTCGACCCGGGCTTCGAGCACGGCCTGCTGGTGGACGCCGGGCCGGTCACGCTCGACGACGACGCCGGCAACGGCGGCACGCTGCTGGCCCGGTCAGAGCTCGGCTACCTGGCCCCCGGCCGGGCATCCGTCACGCTGCGCGCCGGCGACTCCCCCGTGCGCCTCGTGCTGCTCGGCGGCGAGCCGTTCCCCGAGCAGATCGTGATGTGGTGGAACTTCATCGGGCGCAGCCACGACGAGGTCGTCGAGTACCGCCACGACTGGCAGCATGACGTGATCGCGGGCGCTGCCGCATCCGGCCGCTTCGGCACCGTCGCCGACTACCCCGGCCCGGCGCTGCCAGCCCCGGCGCTGCCGACCGTCCGCCTCAAGCCCCGCGGCTGA
- a CDS encoding amino-acid N-acetyltransferase, producing MAQEFTVRRARTSDVRGIQALIEPLVQERILLGKDLVVFYEAVQEFRVAESADGEIIGCGALHVMWEDLAEVRTLAVSDDWRGTGVGHALLDRLLEDAAELGLSRVFCLTFEVPFFERHGFADMGEETVAPDVYAELVRSPDEGVAEFLDLARVKPNTLGNTRMLRRL from the coding sequence GTGGCCCAGGAATTCACGGTGCGCCGGGCGCGCACGAGCGATGTACGCGGCATCCAGGCCCTGATCGAACCGCTCGTGCAGGAGCGCATCCTGCTCGGCAAGGACCTCGTGGTCTTCTACGAGGCGGTGCAGGAGTTCCGGGTCGCCGAGAGCGCCGACGGCGAGATCATCGGATGCGGCGCGCTGCACGTGATGTGGGAGGACCTCGCCGAGGTGCGCACGCTGGCCGTGTCCGACGACTGGCGCGGCACCGGCGTCGGGCACGCCCTGCTCGACCGGCTGCTCGAGGATGCCGCTGAGCTCGGCCTCTCCCGCGTCTTCTGCCTCACCTTCGAGGTGCCGTTCTTCGAACGGCACGGCTTCGCCGACATGGGCGAGGAGACCGTGGCGCCCGACGTGTACGCCGAGCTCGTGCGCTCGCCCGACGAGGGCGTCGCTGAGTTCCTGGACCTGGCCAGGGTCAAGCCGAACACCCTCGGCAACACCCGCATGCTCAGACGGCTCTGA
- a CDS encoding dehydrogenase, translated as MASGAQKKSKRVGGHPATKAAKAGKGGPTAEEFRSQALAEALERQDMAAVALALRNGNTVVPLMKAGDRDRPLESGEVWTYRDPNTGEIALLLFSDARNKPANLPPAVGLQGPEWLKVFLGRYGEQITTVFLDIAGPHPMQASPADLLAALEL; from the coding sequence ATGGCATCCGGAGCTCAGAAGAAGTCCAAGCGCGTCGGCGGGCACCCCGCGACCAAGGCCGCGAAGGCGGGCAAGGGCGGCCCGACCGCTGAGGAGTTCCGCTCGCAGGCGCTGGCCGAGGCACTGGAGCGCCAGGACATGGCGGCCGTCGCCCTGGCGCTGCGCAACGGGAACACCGTCGTGCCGCTGATGAAAGCCGGCGACCGCGACCGGCCGTTGGAGTCCGGCGAGGTCTGGACGTACCGCGACCCGAACACGGGCGAGATCGCGCTGCTGCTGTTCAGTGATGCGCGCAACAAGCCGGCCAACCTGCCGCCGGCGGTCGGCCTGCAGGGGCCGGAGTGGCTGAAGGTGTTCCTCGGCCGCTACGGCGAGCAGATCACCACCGTCTTCCTCGACATCGCCGGGCCGCACCCGATGCAGGCGTCACCCGCCGATCTGCTGGCCGCCCTCGAACTGTAG
- a CDS encoding HNH endonuclease signature motif containing protein has protein sequence MEYAAGQLAEAQSLLARALADSDERMLRDDALLELTATAEAVGRLADALRIRAAGEVAFRSRRELGEDRLSAKKGCRNAVELLARTTLASERTLTQRMRLGAATRPRTALTGDTLPAAFPEAAAALRSGALGYDSALAIIDTLDPIRGRVGDLNVELAETALVAAATGPTVESALPFAADEVRGQARVWESVLDEDGTVPAEERAMAARGISGGLTRDGLVHRKMALLPEVDAKFETLLNAYLSPRSKPTFADPDQPKDPRATAQARHDVFASLIDGAARSADAPTMGGAAPTVLVSVRQADLAAGSGAGFIEGCETPISLQAVEQFICAGGQQHVVIGDDGRLVSLSTSDRVFNAAQRRAISLRDGGCIIPGCSIPAAWSEIHHVIAYRDGGETETCNGVLLCWFHHRTIETSGWRILMIDGVPHVKPPPWLRNGRSEADTPWRRSTRSRTQLADLLEQQRKREPVLVE, from the coding sequence ATGGAATACGCGGCGGGGCAGCTGGCAGAGGCACAGTCCCTCCTGGCCCGCGCACTCGCCGATTCCGACGAGCGGATGCTGCGCGACGATGCCCTGCTCGAGCTCACCGCGACGGCCGAGGCCGTCGGCCGGCTCGCTGATGCGCTTCGCATCCGGGCGGCTGGCGAGGTCGCGTTCCGCTCCCGCCGCGAGCTCGGCGAGGACCGCCTGTCGGCCAAAAAGGGTTGCCGCAACGCCGTCGAGCTCCTCGCCCGGACCACGCTGGCCTCCGAGCGCACTCTCACCCAGCGGATGCGACTCGGCGCGGCCACGAGGCCGCGCACCGCCCTGACCGGCGACACCCTCCCGGCCGCGTTCCCCGAAGCTGCCGCAGCGCTCCGGTCCGGCGCGCTCGGCTACGACAGTGCTCTGGCCATCATCGACACGCTCGACCCGATCCGCGGCCGGGTCGGCGACCTCAACGTCGAACTCGCCGAGACCGCGCTCGTCGCCGCCGCCACCGGGCCCACCGTCGAGTCCGCGCTGCCGTTCGCCGCCGACGAGGTGCGCGGCCAGGCCCGCGTCTGGGAGAGCGTGCTGGACGAGGACGGCACCGTCCCGGCCGAGGAGCGCGCCATGGCCGCCCGCGGCATCAGCGGAGGCCTCACCCGCGACGGCCTCGTGCACCGGAAGATGGCGCTGCTGCCCGAGGTCGACGCGAAGTTCGAGACCCTGCTGAACGCCTACCTGAGCCCGCGCTCGAAGCCCACCTTCGCTGACCCCGACCAGCCGAAGGACCCGCGGGCGACCGCGCAGGCCCGGCACGACGTCTTCGCCAGCCTGATCGACGGGGCCGCCCGCAGCGCGGACGCCCCGACGATGGGCGGCGCCGCGCCGACGGTGCTGGTCTCGGTGCGGCAGGCCGACCTGGCCGCCGGCAGCGGCGCCGGGTTCATCGAGGGCTGCGAGACCCCAATCTCCCTGCAGGCAGTCGAGCAGTTCATCTGCGCAGGCGGGCAGCAGCACGTGGTGATCGGCGACGACGGGCGCCTGGTCAGCCTGAGCACGTCCGACCGGGTGTTCAACGCCGCCCAGCGGCGGGCGATCAGCCTCCGCGACGGCGGCTGCATCATCCCCGGCTGCAGCATCCCGGCCGCCTGGAGCGAGATCCACCACGTCATCGCCTACCGCGACGGCGGCGAGACCGAGACCTGCAACGGAGTCCTCCTCTGCTGGTTCCACCACCGCACCATCGAGACGAGCGGCTGGCGGATACTGATGATCGACGGCGTCCCGCACGTGAAGCCGCCGCCCTGGCTGCGGAACGGCCGCAGCGAGGCAGACACCCCGTGGCGAAGATCCACCAGATCCCGCACCCAACTCGCCGACCTCCTCGAACAGCAGCGCAAACGTGAGCCCGTCCTGGTCGAGTAG
- a CDS encoding ATP-dependent Clp protease ATP-binding subunit — MFERFTDRARRVVVLAQEEAKMLNHNYIGTEHILLGLIHEGEGVAAKALESLGISLDAVREQVQDIIGQGQQQPTGHIPFTPRAKKVLELSLREALQLGHNYIGTEHILLGLIREGEGVAAQVLVKLGADLNRVRQQVIQLLSGYQGKEQVAVGANEQATPQGGSQILDQFGRNLTQAARDGKLDPVIGREKEIERVMQILSRRSKNNPVLIGEPGVGKTAVVEGLAQAIVKGDVPETLKDKQLYSLDLGSLIAGSRYRGDFEERLKKVTKEIRTRGDIIIFIDEIHTLVGAGAAEGAIDAASILKPLLARGELQTIGATTLDEYRKHFEKDAALERRFQSIQVAEPSLPHTINILKGLRDRYEAHHKVSITDGAIVAAANLADRYIADRFLPDKAIDLIDEAGARLRLSILSSPPELREFDEKIAVVRSAKEAAIEDQDFEKAASLRDEEKNLLGERLRLEKQWKSGDVKTTAVVDEGLIAEVLAQATGIPVFKLTEEESSRLVFMEKALHERVIGQEEAISALSKTIRRTRAGLKDPKRPSGSFIFAGPTGVGKTELAKALAEFLFDDEDAIISLDMSEYGEKHTVSRLFGAPPGFVGFEEGGQLTEKVRRKPFSVVLFDEIEKAHPDIFNSLLQVLEEGRLTDGQGRVVDFKNTVIIMTTNLGSKGISGGPVGFQLEGDSAVGYDIMKGKVVEELKKHFKPEFLNRVDETIVFPQLSKSELLQIVDLFIKRLSERMLDRDMTVELTQAAKERLIEVGFDPALGARPLRRAVQHEVEDLLSEKILQGSLNAGDHVHVDFVDGKFVFTTTQRELAATSNVNANAALGTGSVTPDIAITG, encoded by the coding sequence ATGTTTGAGAGATTTACCGACAGAGCCCGCCGTGTCGTCGTCTTGGCCCAAGAAGAAGCCAAGATGCTCAACCACAACTACATCGGAACCGAGCACATCCTGCTCGGTCTGATTCACGAGGGTGAGGGCGTCGCAGCCAAGGCGCTCGAGTCGTTGGGTATCTCGCTCGACGCCGTGCGCGAGCAGGTGCAGGACATTATCGGCCAGGGTCAGCAGCAGCCGACCGGCCACATCCCGTTCACCCCGCGCGCCAAGAAGGTGCTCGAGCTCTCGCTGCGCGAGGCGCTGCAGCTCGGCCACAACTACATCGGCACCGAGCACATCCTGCTCGGCCTCATCCGCGAGGGCGAGGGCGTCGCCGCCCAGGTGCTCGTGAAGCTGGGCGCCGACCTCAACCGCGTGCGCCAGCAGGTCATCCAGCTGCTCTCCGGTTACCAGGGCAAGGAGCAGGTCGCCGTCGGCGCGAACGAGCAGGCGACCCCCCAGGGCGGCTCGCAGATTCTCGACCAGTTCGGCCGCAACCTGACCCAGGCTGCCCGCGACGGCAAGCTCGACCCCGTGATCGGGCGCGAGAAGGAGATCGAGCGGGTCATGCAGATCCTCTCCCGTCGCTCCAAGAACAACCCGGTGCTGATCGGTGAGCCCGGCGTCGGCAAGACCGCCGTCGTCGAGGGCCTCGCCCAGGCCATCGTCAAGGGCGATGTGCCCGAGACCCTCAAGGACAAGCAGCTCTACTCGCTCGACCTCGGCTCGCTCATCGCCGGCAGCCGCTACCGCGGAGACTTCGAGGAGCGCCTGAAGAAGGTCACCAAGGAGATCCGCACCCGCGGCGACATCATCATCTTCATCGACGAGATCCACACCCTCGTCGGTGCCGGTGCGGCAGAGGGCGCCATCGACGCGGCCTCGATCCTGAAGCCGCTGCTCGCCCGCGGCGAGCTGCAGACCATCGGCGCGACCACGCTCGACGAGTACCGCAAGCACTTCGAGAAGGATGCCGCGCTCGAGCGCCGCTTCCAGTCGATCCAGGTCGCGGAGCCGTCGCTGCCGCACACCATCAACATCCTCAAGGGCCTGCGCGACCGCTACGAGGCGCACCACAAGGTGTCCATCACCGACGGTGCCATCGTCGCCGCGGCCAACCTGGCCGACCGCTACATCGCCGACCGCTTCCTGCCGGACAAGGCCATCGACCTGATCGACGAGGCCGGCGCCCGCCTGCGCCTCTCGATCCTCTCGAGCCCGCCCGAGCTGCGCGAGTTCGACGAGAAGATCGCCGTCGTGCGCTCCGCCAAGGAGGCCGCGATCGAGGACCAGGACTTCGAGAAGGCCGCCAGCCTGCGCGACGAGGAGAAGAACCTCCTCGGCGAGCGTCTGCGCCTCGAGAAGCAGTGGAAGTCCGGCGATGTCAAGACCACCGCGGTGGTCGACGAGGGCCTGATCGCCGAGGTGCTTGCACAGGCCACCGGCATCCCCGTGTTCAAGCTCACCGAGGAGGAGTCCTCGCGGCTCGTCTTCATGGAGAAAGCACTGCACGAGCGCGTCATCGGCCAGGAGGAGGCCATCTCGGCCCTGTCCAAGACGATCCGCCGCACCCGTGCCGGCCTCAAGGACCCGAAGCGCCCCTCTGGCTCGTTCATCTTCGCCGGCCCGACCGGCGTCGGCAAGACGGAGCTGGCCAAGGCGCTCGCCGAGTTCCTGTTCGACGATGAGGACGCCATCATCTCGCTCGACATGAGCGAGTACGGCGAGAAGCACACCGTCTCTCGTCTGTTCGGTGCCCCTCCCGGATTCGTCGGCTTCGAAGAGGGCGGCCAGCTCACCGAGAAGGTGCGCCGCAAGCCGTTCTCCGTCGTGCTGTTCGACGAGATCGAGAAGGCACACCCCGACATCTTCAACTCGCTGTTGCAGGTGCTCGAGGAGGGTCGTCTCACCGACGGCCAGGGCCGAGTCGTCGACTTCAAGAACACCGTCATCATCATGACCACGAACCTCGGTTCGAAGGGCATCTCCGGCGGGCCAGTCGGCTTCCAGCTCGAGGGCGACAGCGCCGTGGGCTACGACATCATGAAGGGCAAGGTCGTTGAGGAGCTGAAGAAGCACTTCAAGCCCGAGTTCCTCAACCGTGTCGACGAGACGATCGTCTTCCCGCAGCTCTCCAAGAGCGAGCTGCTGCAGATCGTCGACCTGTTCATCAAGCGCCTGAGCGAGCGGATGCTCGACCGTGACATGACGGTGGAGCTCACCCAGGCCGCGAAGGAGCGCCTCATCGAGGTTGGCTTCGACCCCGCTCTCGGCGCCCGGCCGCTGCGTCGTGCCGTGCAGCACGAGGTGGAGGACCTGCTCTCGGAGAAGATCCTGCAGGGCTCGCTCAACGCCGGCGACCACGTGCACGTGGACTTCGTGGACGGCAAGTTCGTCTTCACGACCACGCAGCGCGAGCTGGCCGCGACCTCGAACGTGAACGCCAACGCCGCCCTCGGCACCGGCTCGGTCACGCCCGACATCGCGATCACCGGCTAG
- the cls gene encoding cardiolipin synthase, translated as MLIDFTDPSDTSLVIIFLLLFVDLAVRVAAIIIIPRNRRPTAGMAWLLAVFFIPYIGILLFLLIGNPKLPRKRMAKQRRMDAFIRANSDVPGGRPHNEEWPEWFASVAQLNRNLTSMPMVDGNSATLLEDYDGTIQAMADEVDRATKYVHVEFYILSCDQTTAVFFDALERAVARGVTVRVLFDHWASWRSKGFKHTVRRLTEMGATWHQMLPVQPFRGHFQRPDLRNHRKILVVDGKSAFMGSLNLIDRSYNKRTNIKRGLKWQELVTRVEGPVVDALNLIFITDWYIESEELLENEARVLESIDDPALLECQVVPSGPGFEGENNLRLFLALLYGAQHRIVITSPYFVPDESMLYAITTAVERGVPVDLFVSEIGDQALVWHAQRSYYEALLRAGVRIYQYKSPYILHSKHFTIDDDVAVIGSSNMDMRSFGLNMEVSMLVRGESFVRDMRAVEDHYRSVSKELTLDEWMKQPLRSTVLDGLARLTSALQ; from the coding sequence ATGCTGATTGACTTCACGGATCCATCGGACACGTCGCTCGTCATCATCTTCCTTCTGCTGTTCGTGGACCTCGCGGTCCGCGTTGCGGCGATCATCATCATCCCGCGCAACCGCCGTCCAACGGCCGGCATGGCCTGGCTGCTCGCGGTCTTCTTCATCCCGTACATCGGGATCCTGCTGTTCCTGCTGATCGGCAACCCCAAGCTGCCGCGCAAGCGAATGGCCAAGCAACGCCGGATGGACGCGTTCATCCGCGCCAACTCCGATGTGCCGGGCGGCCGGCCGCACAACGAGGAGTGGCCGGAGTGGTTCGCCTCGGTGGCCCAGCTGAACCGCAACCTCACCTCGATGCCGATGGTCGACGGCAACTCTGCGACGCTGCTCGAGGACTACGACGGCACGATCCAGGCGATGGCCGACGAGGTCGACCGCGCCACGAAGTACGTGCACGTCGAGTTCTACATCCTCTCCTGCGACCAGACCACGGCTGTCTTCTTCGACGCACTCGAGCGGGCCGTCGCGCGCGGCGTGACCGTGCGCGTCTTGTTCGACCACTGGGCGTCCTGGCGGAGCAAGGGCTTCAAGCACACGGTGCGCCGCCTCACCGAGATGGGCGCGACGTGGCATCAGATGCTGCCCGTGCAGCCGTTCCGCGGCCACTTCCAGCGCCCGGACCTGCGCAACCACCGCAAGATCCTCGTCGTCGACGGCAAGTCCGCGTTCATGGGATCGCTCAACCTGATCGACCGCAGCTACAACAAGCGCACCAACATCAAGCGCGGCCTCAAGTGGCAGGAGCTGGTCACCCGCGTCGAGGGGCCCGTCGTCGATGCCCTCAACCTCATCTTCATCACCGACTGGTACATCGAGTCGGAGGAGCTGCTCGAGAACGAGGCGCGGGTGCTCGAGTCGATCGACGACCCCGCCCTGCTGGAGTGCCAGGTGGTGCCGAGCGGGCCCGGCTTCGAGGGCGAGAACAACCTGCGCCTGTTCCTCGCGCTGCTCTACGGCGCGCAGCACCGCATCGTCATCACCAGCCCGTACTTCGTGCCGGACGAGTCGATGCTCTACGCCATCACCACGGCGGTCGAGCGCGGCGTCCCGGTCGACCTGTTCGTGTCGGAGATCGGCGACCAGGCCCTGGTCTGGCATGCGCAGCGCTCCTACTACGAGGCCCTGCTGCGGGCCGGCGTGCGCATCTACCAGTACAAGTCGCCGTACATCCTGCACTCCAAGCACTTCACGATCGACGACGACGTGGCCGTGATCGGCTCCAGCAACATGGACATGCGCTCCTTCGGCCTCAACATGGAGGTCTCGATGCTCGTGCGCGGGGAGAGCTTCGTGCGCGACATGCGCGCCGTCGAGGACCACTACCGCTCCGTGAGCAAGGAGCTCACCCTGGACGAGTGGATGAAGCAGCCGCTCCGCTCCACCGTGCTCGACGGGCTGGCCCGCCTCACCTCGGCGCTCCAGTAG
- the lysS gene encoding lysine--tRNA ligase gives MADAPTSPEPTAEEIAADVSEQKAVRLAKRERLIAAAADLGGGAYPVSVPVSTTIPELRARFGELEPDTATGEIVGVAGRVMYLRNTGKLCFATLQAGDGSRIQAMVSLAEVGEESLAEWKDLVDLGDHVFVHGEVIASRRGELSIMADSWQIASKTLLPMPNLHNELSEENRVRSRYLDLIAREQARTNVIARAKAVASLRRTFDELGFIEVETPMLQVMHGGASARPFVTHSNAFDTELFLRIAPELYLKRAVVGGIDHVFEINRNFRNEGADSTHSPEFAMLEAYQGYGDYNSIADLTQKLIQDAATSIAGGHVVTWADGTEFDLGGQWDRISMYDSLNAAAGTSFTPETPIAELKALAEREGIEIDHPIHGKYVEELWEHFVKGDLVRPTFVMDFPVDTSPLVRGHRSIPGVVEKWDLYIRGFELATGYSELVDPVIQRERFVEQATLAAGGDPEAMRLDEEFLRALEFGMPPTGGMGMGIDRLLMALTGLGIRETILFPLVK, from the coding sequence ATGGCCGACGCCCCCACCTCGCCCGAGCCCACAGCCGAAGAGATTGCAGCAGACGTCTCTGAGCAGAAGGCCGTGCGATTGGCCAAGCGCGAGCGGCTCATCGCAGCCGCGGCCGACCTCGGTGGCGGTGCCTACCCGGTGAGTGTTCCCGTCAGCACGACGATCCCCGAGCTGCGCGCCCGCTTCGGCGAGCTTGAGCCGGACACCGCCACCGGCGAGATCGTCGGCGTGGCCGGCCGCGTCATGTACCTGCGCAACACCGGCAAGCTCTGCTTCGCCACGCTGCAGGCCGGCGACGGCAGCCGCATTCAGGCCATGGTCAGCCTCGCCGAGGTCGGCGAGGAGAGCCTGGCCGAGTGGAAGGACCTCGTCGACCTCGGCGACCACGTCTTCGTGCACGGCGAGGTCATCGCCAGCCGCCGCGGCGAGCTGTCGATCATGGCCGACAGCTGGCAGATCGCGTCCAAGACGCTGCTGCCGATGCCGAACCTGCACAACGAGCTGAGCGAGGAGAACCGGGTGCGCAGCCGCTACCTCGACCTCATCGCGCGCGAACAGGCCCGCACCAACGTCATCGCCCGCGCCAAGGCTGTCGCCAGCCTCCGCCGCACCTTCGACGAGCTCGGCTTCATCGAGGTCGAGACGCCGATGCTGCAGGTCATGCACGGCGGCGCCTCCGCCCGCCCCTTCGTCACCCACTCCAACGCCTTCGACACCGAGCTGTTCCTGCGCATCGCGCCTGAGCTTTACCTCAAGCGCGCCGTCGTCGGCGGCATCGACCACGTCTTCGAGATCAACCGCAACTTCCGCAACGAGGGCGCCGACTCCACGCACAGCCCCGAGTTCGCCATGCTGGAGGCCTACCAGGGCTACGGCGACTACAACTCGATCGCCGACCTCACCCAGAAGCTGATCCAGGACGCCGCCACCTCCATCGCCGGCGGCCACGTCGTGACCTGGGCCGACGGCACCGAGTTCGACCTCGGCGGCCAGTGGGACCGCATCTCGATGTACGACAGCCTGAACGCCGCCGCCGGCACCAGCTTCACGCCGGAGACCCCGATCGCCGAGCTCAAGGCCCTGGCCGAGCGCGAGGGCATCGAGATCGACCACCCGATCCACGGCAAGTACGTCGAAGAGCTCTGGGAGCACTTCGTCAAGGGCGACCTCGTGCGGCCCACCTTCGTGATGGACTTCCCCGTCGACACCAGCCCCCTCGTGCGCGGCCACCGCTCCATCCCGGGCGTCGTCGAGAAGTGGGACCTCTACATCCGCGGCTTCGAGCTGGCCACCGGCTACTCCGAGCTCGTCGACCCCGTCATCCAGCGCGAGCGCTTCGTCGAGCAGGCGACGCTGGCCGCCGGCGGCGACCCCGAGGCGATGCGCCTGGACGAAGAGTTCCTGCGCGCCCTCGAGTTCGGCATGCCGCCGACCGGCGGCATGGGCATGGGCATCGACCGCCTGCTGATGGCCCTCACCGGCCTCGGCATCCGCGAAACCATCCTGTTCCCGCTGGTCAAGTAG
- a CDS encoding helix-turn-helix domain-containing protein: protein MAPADTGDDGIRCRLDELLAERGMTLTRLSELVGVSVVNLSVLKNDRARAIRFSTLQAICDALDCEVGELLVRAQR from the coding sequence ATGGCCCCGGCAGACACCGGCGACGACGGCATCCGTTGCCGACTCGACGAGCTGCTCGCCGAGCGCGGCATGACCCTCACCCGGCTGAGCGAGCTGGTCGGCGTCAGCGTCGTAAACCTCAGCGTGCTGAAGAACGACCGGGCGCGGGCGATCCGCTTCTCGACCCTGCAGGCGATCTGCGACGCACTCGACTGCGAGGTCGGCGAGCTGCTCGTGCGCGCACAGCGCTGA